In Anomaloglossus baeobatrachus isolate aAnoBae1 chromosome 2, aAnoBae1.hap1, whole genome shotgun sequence, the DNA window TGTAGCCTAGTGCCCGCAGTACTTGCTGCATCCATGGCATCACCCATGCCTACTATACCAGATGTACCTGCTGCACCCGCTATACTATCCGTGCCTAGTGTATCAGGCATACCTGCTACATTTGTCAGCTGTAGCCAACACTACTGCTGTACCTGCTGGACCCTTAACCTCAGCTGGTTTCAGCCTGCATCAACCATCCCGGTTGCACCTGTCTATTACTAAGTCTAATAGTGTCCGAATCCCCTACTGAGGTCAGCTGATGCAGTACCATGACTACCGGCAGCCAAGCCCAACCTCACCATtacaggctctggtgaaaacccaaTGTGCGCCTAGTCATGCGCCTCAGGGGTACCGGGGCTGCAACCAGTGTTTCCCCAACTGCTTGCACCAGTGAGCATAATATTTTGTATCTGCTCTAAAGTCTGTCATAACCGTCAAGATGGGAGATTGGCTCCATTGccaattcctgaaagaccatggactcaTCAgtccatggatttcatcacggatatGCGACTGGTTGGAAAACAGTTATTTGGGTAATGGTTGACCAATTTAGTAAATAGTCTCATTTTATTCCTTGTCTGGGTAACCTAATGTAGAGACATTCTCCAGTTTGTATAGTTGTCATGTTGTGAGACTGCATGGTATACCTCTTAACATTGTGTCCGATAGGGGAATGCAATTTTTCTCCAAATTCTGAGAACCTTTTGTAATAAACTGTGGATTAACTTGTCAATTTGCTCTGCCTATCACTCTGAAACCAACAGTCAGGGAAAAAGGATAAATGAATCCTTAGAACGAAATTTAAGGTGTTTTGTTGCTGCTCAGCAGGAGGACTGGTTCTCATTCCTACATCAGGGTGAGTTTGTCTTTAATAGTCAGGTCAATCAATCTACTgtaacctcattttttttttcaattatggtTTTTATCCCCATTTTGGGTAATTTTCTAGGATACGTGCTGAGTGTTCTAGGGTGAATGGCACCATACGGAAACTTGAGGATGTCTGGAGGGAGGATGAGAAGAACATTGGGCCTCTCAGATTCACCCAAAATAGACGTTCGATAGAAAACATTTGGTAGGGCTTTAAAGTTTAAAGTAGGAGATAAGGTTTGTCATCATCTAAAAAAATTAAACTTAAGATACCATCAGCAAAGATGGGACCTAAATTTATTGGCCCGAATGAAATTCTGGAAGTAGTCAATCCGGTGGCTTTGAAATTAAAACTTCCTCCATCTCTTGATATTCCTAATGTATtcctgtcacaatgactatgggatagcggggaatcggggctcctaagctgtccctcaagcaagcgggctctatgctatccctaaccttaggCATACTCCTGATAGTGGACAGGTCTGAGTCTCcatcctggctctgctcctgaccagtcctgatctgattccccttctTCCCAGGGattgatgggacaggagtgtgatgaaacccataaataaagacagacaaggtaAAACCAAAACTCTGCCACATAGCACAtagacacaaaggtaaagacaataaaaggTTCAGAAGGAAAAAGAAGAGCAGGCAGGAAGCAACAACACGACAGGGGTAGAACTCAACAACCACACAAACAATGAGCACAACTTCCACCAATAAGTCTGGAACACCacagctcacagaccaacatagaataaattaTAACTGAAGGTTTACACCAGTATAAAAagaagagcagatgtgataggactCACTACAACATGTGAGCAACAGAAACCATTAGGCAGAGTGTCCAAATCTGCAATCTGGAcagagcccaatgccgccatgacagtcgatgAAATTTATGCAAAACTCTGTGACATCTTAATAGATCCCTATTACTTGCCAAGCCATGGAAGACTCCATTATTTATTTGGTATAGAAATCATAATTCCAACATACATTTCACtagattacatttttattttttttaatatgtacatAAGTTATTACAGGatattaaatataataaataatgaaaaacacAAGTAAAGATACAGAAGCTGAAATGGCACTATTCTCAACAATACAATTTAAATTAGTTTATTTTGGGGCAGTCACTAATAGGGAATATTGCACAATGTATATATATGTTGATAACCATAGTCTAATATGCTATGAGAAATCACACATAGGCTCCAACTGTGCAGAGAAGGAAAAAGCCTATACAGGAAAGTGTGCTGCTTTAGCACTTCTGATTTACTGAAAGCACTCTAGCACAGGTGACTAGTTTCACATATATCAACCACTTTATGCACTATTCAATGACCCTTTTAATGTTTTTATAAGTTGGCTTCGGAATCTGTTACTGGCAAAATAGTAAAGGATGGGattgacacagctattggaaaaggcAATGCTAATAGTAAATGGTATTAAAACATTGACATTATTGATCGTCCCACAGTTAGTGATAATTCCAAAGCGAGCTAACAATTTGAAGATGTTCATAATGTGCAGTGGCAACCAGCATATTAGAAATGCTAGCACCATAGACACCACAACCCTTAGAATTTTATCACTTTTGGTTTTCTTCACCTTATTCTTAGCAGAATTCAGAATGATTTTATATATCATACAATAACATATACCCTGTATAATAAAAGGAATCACAAACCCAACCACGTACTTCATTGAGTCCACAAATATTGGCCAAAACAAGCTGTTTGGTGGGTACCTCATGGCACAGACAATGTGGTGAGAGTGGTATGAGTAGTATGTCTGTCGAAAGTACATTGAAGGGGTGCTCATCACAAAAGCTAAAACCCAAATGAGAACGGTAACAATTTTTGCTTTGGCAAGAGTTCGCTTTTTTAGGGACTCCATTGGACGCACGATACCAAAGTACCGATCTATACTGAGGCAAGTAAGCAGGAAAATGCTGGCGTACATGTTCACTGATGACACTATAGCACAGAATTTACACATCGCATACCCAAAGATCCACTTGTATTTTCCAGAAATATCCACTGCCCAGAGTGGTAATGTAGCAACAAAAAACAAGTCGGCAATGGCTAGGTTCACAATGTAAATATTTGCAACTGACTTTTTGTGGAGGCAACATGTCAAGCCCACAAGTATGATCATGTTTCCAACAATCCCTATTAGGAATATAATTATGTACAGTATGGGAATAAGAACAAAATGATAGGGAGCACCATTTTTCAGATGTGAACAGTTTGTCCGTCCAACAGCACTAGGACTCTGGAATATTACGTGAAGTGATCCAGTTACATTTGAAGATAATACATCCATGATCAGAGAGAAGAAACAGTGGTCCAAATCCTGAAAGAAAATTAGTTTGTGAGTTTATTTTTATGGATAACACAGAAAAGGTGGTGTCCAGAACATACTATATATGAAAACACATTATGTACGATATGGAAAATacccatatatatactgtatacgctACAGACATTTCAATTATTCTTGCAGGATACACAGAAAAGCAGGGGCAGAGACAGAAATAGTCCACTGGTGcaatgtacactccctgacagaggttatgtcacttatccatgttatgtaaataaaagcttatattctgactttaaattcatccattggttttataaattaatcttttgaaagctgaaaccctccaaatttggtttaggttatgaaaataaagttgctgcaaagctgaaatattgatcatttaatgaacacagaaaggtcagattttggtaagacaaaagttttgtctccttgtcatataatgcacccaatcctagtttacat includes these proteins:
- the LOC142289938 gene encoding type-2 angiotensin II receptor-like codes for the protein MDVLSSNVTGSLHVIFQSPSAVGRTNCSHLKNGAPYHFVLIPILYIIIFLIGIVGNMIILVGLTCCLHKKSVANIYIVNLAIADLFFVATLPLWAVDISGKYKWIFGYAMCKFCAIVSSVNMYASIFLLTCLSIDRYFGIVRPMESLKKRTLAKAKIVTVLIWVLAFVMSTPSMYFRQTYYSYHSHHIVCAMRYPPNSLFWPIFVDSMKYVVGFVIPFIIQGICYCMIYKIILNSAKNKVKKTKSDKILRVVVSMVLAFLICWLPLHIMNIFKLLARFGIITNCGTINNVNVLIPFTISIAFSNSCVNPILYYFASNRFRSQLIKTLKGSLNSA